In Rattus rattus isolate New Zealand chromosome 9, Rrattus_CSIRO_v1, whole genome shotgun sequence, a genomic segment contains:
- the Nmral1 gene encoding nmrA-like family domain-containing protein 1 isoform X1 gives MADKKLVVVFGATGAQGGSVARTLLKDGTFRVRVVTRNPEQRAAKELKRQGAEVVRGDQDDAASMELALTGAYATFIVTNYWENCSQDQEVQQGKLLADLAKRLGLHYVVYSGLENIKKLTAGRLAAGHFDGKGEVEEYFRHIGVPMTSVRLPCYFENLLSHFLPQKAADGKSFLLDLPMGDVPMDGMSVSDLGPVVLSLLKKPEEYIGQNVGLSTCRHTAEEYAALLSKHTGKTVLHAKTTPEEYEKLGFQGAQDLANMFRFYALKPDRNIDLTLRLNPKAQTLDQWLEQHKGDFAQL, from the exons GTGCGCAAGGTGGCTCGGTGGCACGTACACTGCTGAAAGATGGGACATTCAGGGTTCGAGTGGTAACAAGGAACCCTGAGCAGAGAGCAGCGAAAGAGCTGAAGCGGCAGGGTGCTGAGGTAGTGCGAGGAGACCAGGACGATGCAGCTAGCATGGAGCTGGCCCTGACTGGAGCTTATGCCACCTTCATTGTGACCAATTACTGGGAGAATTGCAGCCAGGACCAAGAAGTGCAGCAG GGCAAGCTTCTAGCCGATCTAGCCAAACGTTTGGGCCTCCATTATGTAGTGTACAGTGGCCTGGAAAACATCAAGAAGCTGACGGCTGGGAGGCTGGCCGCAGGACACTTTGATGGCAAGGGGGAAGTGGAGGAATACTTCCGACACATCGGCGTTCCGATGACCAGCGTGCGACTGCCTTGCTATTTCGAGAACCTCCTTTCCCATTTCCTGCCCCAGAAGGCTGCAGATGGAAAGAGCTTCTTGCTGG ACTTGCCTATGGGTGATGTCCCCATGGATGGAATGTCTGTGAGTGACCTGGGCCCCGTGGTGCTCAGCTtgctgaagaagccagaagagtacATAGGGCAGAACGTCGGGCTCAGTACCTGCAGGCACACCGCAGAGGAATATGCAGCTTTGCTTAGCAAGCACACTGGCAAGACCGTGCTTCATGCCAAG ACAACTCCTGAAGAATACGAGAAGCTTGGTTTCCAGGGGGCTCAAGACTTGGCCAACATGTTCCGTTTCTATGCCCTGAAACCTGACCGGAACATTGATCTGACCCTGCGACTCAACCCCAAAGCCCAGACACTGGACCAGTGGCTGGAGCAGCACAAAGGGGACTTTGCACAGTTGTGA
- the Nmral1 gene encoding nmrA-like family domain-containing protein 1 isoform X2 encodes MADKKLVVVFGATGAQGGSVARTLLKDGTFRVRVVTRNPEQRAAKELKRQGAEVVRGDQDDAASMELALTGAYATFIVTNYWENCSQDQEVQQGKLLADLAKRLGLHYVVYSGLENIKKLTAGRLAAGHFDGKGEVEEYFRHIGVPMTSVRLPCYFENLLSHFLPQKAADGKSFLLDNS; translated from the exons GTGCGCAAGGTGGCTCGGTGGCACGTACACTGCTGAAAGATGGGACATTCAGGGTTCGAGTGGTAACAAGGAACCCTGAGCAGAGAGCAGCGAAAGAGCTGAAGCGGCAGGGTGCTGAGGTAGTGCGAGGAGACCAGGACGATGCAGCTAGCATGGAGCTGGCCCTGACTGGAGCTTATGCCACCTTCATTGTGACCAATTACTGGGAGAATTGCAGCCAGGACCAAGAAGTGCAGCAG GGCAAGCTTCTAGCCGATCTAGCCAAACGTTTGGGCCTCCATTATGTAGTGTACAGTGGCCTGGAAAACATCAAGAAGCTGACGGCTGGGAGGCTGGCCGCAGGACACTTTGATGGCAAGGGGGAAGTGGAGGAATACTTCCGACACATCGGCGTTCCGATGACCAGCGTGCGACTGCCTTGCTATTTCGAGAACCTCCTTTCCCATTTCCTGCCCCAGAAGGCTGCAGATGGAAAGAGCTTCTTGCTGG ACAACTCCTGA